The sequence CCTCTTCAGATGGGTAGTATGGAGGTAAAAACTATACAAGAAAATGGATGAACAATCATTACAACCAATCAATGCACACACCAtaatgagccacacccacctcaATTGCCAGCCTATTGTGAAACTGGCACACAGTAAGGAACAGTGTTAGAAGCCTACAAGACGAGCAGAACACATAGTACAATgatctatatatatacataccagcaacaatacatacatacttggCTGATACGATGGAATTTTTCCATAATGGACACCATAATTTATTATCAGTGAGATGTCCTGAtatcaggggtctaaatgtgtgtacacttatacaaatgggaccatggacaagtgtcctgattatcaatgAGTACACATCTCTGCCGGGTTTCACTGTAGTTAGgacatacctatttgaaaagttgttactTGGACCTGACCAACCCAAGTTTCATTTTAAACAAGAAAAGAACAAATAAGATCACATGACACCTAGTAATCAATATCTGTAATTGAAAAATGATCAAGATATTCTAGTCAATGGGTAAAATTTTGACCTCAAAAGACAACATTCATAGATCCTTTAATACCAGTGCAGTGCCCTCCATTCCTATAGCTAAGAACATCTTTGATATACCAAAAGTTTAGTGCCATCTGTAGTTTAGTACTGTGGCTTGTAAATTTGACATGTATAGATCTGTAGACAGTGCATTAGTTATAAATGTTTATATTTCGTTCATCTGACTTGCTGACCTATTTTTGAAATATATGGTTTGTGACTAGAAAGCGTAACATGTTTGAAACTAGACCTAGCTGGTACATTGCAATAACCAAAAGTTTTGATACCATATTTCATTGGTCAAATGCCGCACCTTTATAGTAGCTGCACCCTTTATAGTAGCCgcacttgagtggtgccacaatcgatttcaaAAATAAAGGCTTAAACCTTGTTTTCAAGCATTAAGTGGTGGCTGATTTAGAATAATTGCTGCATTAATTTTTGGAACTAAGGTAACAAATAAAAGCTGCAGTAtctaaccaagtaaatacgacAGTAACCGAGGTTTTACTGTAAGtacaataattatggtgaaGACAATCAGCACACACTCACAAGATGATTAAAACATAATCCAAGTTCTATTCATTCATGCTTGTATGCATTAGTGTCcagtaaattactctaataaaacagtcacacaaacATTTTTGAGCATGAAAGAAGAATGGTTTGCAGTAATCTGTCTATGACAGCATCTTGATAAACCTCagtactagggctgagcgatactgccattttagtatcacgatcgatactaaagccactattcacgatactgaatagttcacgatacttacaaataagtcctACTCAGTGTCTTTATAACTACAATATACCCATACGTTTACTACAGTAAGTCATTGTCCTTCATTGACTATAGTGGACTGAACTAGACTTAGCTTTTCACAGGTGTTGAATACATATACACAGATATGTACGGAGATGAAACTTGCTCTAGCCAGATCACTGTGTAATAATAAGGTAAACCAGCCAACTTGAAAacgtgtcatttgtgtacaaagtgacctgccgaatgtacgtagctacaagGACAGTATTAAGGTGACCAATGTAGTTTTCACTGTACAAACACCACGACTTACACTCCTACACCTCTTTCAGCCCATACTATAGTGTTCTGTAACAAAACACAACACGCTTACAGTCGTACAGCGAGGTAAGCAGGTACTCACATGATGATTAGTGTGTCTGAACAAAACCTGTTGAATTGGTAGACCTGGTACGAATGCTCCTGAAGGGGATTGATGAACAACAAGCCAATAATAACTCATTCCCACAATTCATTTAGACATAAATGACAATGGATTAAGATCTCACCTCTCTTGTATGCGATAACACATTTGGCATTTGTAGTGGTCCCTATAGTATAGCAATCAgagataatcatacagtactgtattgtaagggtcatgaaggtttgggccaAAAATATAGCCCAaaaacctgtaacttcacaatgGCATTACAGTAGGTGTAATGAAACCCAAATATGCTTTTAGGACAACCCAGaatgctttcaataagtttttatggaaatgcaaaacttctgtactagtggacattttcctacttcagtcacaaCCTATAGTACTGACTAACCATAAGGGGGATTACTATATCTGTACATCCGCAAGTCAGATGACCTCACTTGTTTCATTTCCATGATCCCAATTTGAGATTTAAATCCCCTAATCTTTCCTTGCACTTGTTAGTGTAGAGGAGTACATGTGTGATGGTTCTTACAATGATGATTGAATACATGATGAAAATGAGCATTGCCAGGGCCTTGTTAATACATAGGTATATCTGCCTGTAGACAGGTCATATACTCTGTAGTAGCCACAAGCTGATTGGTTCAAAGCCTGTTGATTAATATTGCAATCTGATGGGTGGCTTAAGTGGTGTATGGTGTATGCTGTGTGGTTACAACATCCGAATGGATGGAACACATGGGATATACTGAGACTATTGAATTATcatatgacaggaaattttgacgaatcAGCTAAATTTGTCAACTGTCTATTAAGATATTTCAAatggggtgactgttctattagagtatttcaattttcaGGATGTTTACTGTGTATGCCATAAAACCAGATTTACAACCCTTCTGATAATACTTAAACATACAAACATTGTGCCCATTATGTTGGTATTATTTTCAGGGCTTTTGCCTCCCTAATATTCCCCTAACATATGGCAAACACAAGTCTAGGATTCATATAAATACTACAATCGCTAGGCAGTACATTAACACAGAGACATACCCTCAGGGTAGATCAGCACGTGTGGCCAATCTCCTTTAGACTCAGCTCGACGACGTATTTCCCTGACAGTATACTCACGTGACTCTTGCTCACCTCGCCGGACAAATATCAACTGAAGTAGCGTATCAGCTGCCCCTGTAGTAATAGGTACAACGTGATCATTTGTGGTGAATGtgttattacatattacatacaagtgtatgtacacacacacacacgcacgcacacacacacacgcacacgcacacgcacacacacaaatacgcacactacacacacacacacacacacaaatacgcacactacacacacacacacacacacaaatacgcacactacacacacacacacacacacacacacacacacaaatacgcacactacacacacacacacacacactacacacacacacacacacacacacacacaaatacgcacactacacacaaacacacacactacacacacactacacactacacacaaacacacactacacacaaacacacacacaaacatacttcCAAACAAAGGGATATGCCTAGCCTCTTCCTTCACCACTGCTGATGGTAGAGTAAACACAGACATAATGAAGGTATCTAATATGGTGGAGTGTGGTGCCACTATCAAGATGGGTACCTCTGCTGCACTACGCAAGTAACCCTTCACCTCAATATACTGGAAACCCATTCCAAATAGAAACCATCTAGCAACCCATGGCTGCACCTTGTCCTTCAACCATCTGGTAAGGAAATACATTGTAAAACGCTAACAGACAGTACAATATCAAGATATCAATAACAAGCTTTTAAAACAATTTAGCCtccacttttacttcttatacAAGCAAGAAAATCTCCCTTAATGTAAAGGGATACTCAGTATCAAAACCCAACTATTAAGGTAGTATAAACCACCTGGTGAAACGTCTGTAACACTTGAGACAAACAAGCCActgaaatacattgggtgaaaacGCATGccacataaataattttacgtaCGTAttaatcacttcagtaaacagtaAAGGAAGACAtgaattgaaatatctaatacaCCAATGGATTTGCCTCTTCATGGCGAGTAAGAATATCTGTTTCAATTTGTACCATGGAGCACACATGAGttacgtgtgtttgtttatgttgtggtAAACGCAATTTTACTGTTGCTGTCACAAATCAACTGTTGTTGTCTATCGCTACAACTCTTACCAGATAAGgttgaaactttaacagcctaTTGgcttttccctctagacaacaaaaaagtcataaaatgaagttcaagacaaatgcaaacaagtcagggttttgctcagcgggtcacatatatacaactCAACTACCCTAATATAGCAATCACTTGGAATACTAAGGGTCCATGTATACACTTGCAAACAGCAGTAAACATATGGCTAAAGCTATTTAAGATTGTTTATTGTTTCCATggcattttttaaaattcacaaAACTTCTGTCTTAACTTTATAAATGAGAAAAATTAGCCACCAACAATAATTTTTTGCTGTCAGCTACATCTACAGACAAAACGTAACAACAGCCAATCATTTTCTAGAAATATAGCAATTCACTAATCGCTTGAACCACCCATGATGGGATTTAGTAAAAACAATTaatttacagtgaaacctgtatattaaggacaccttggaaGTGTCTTCCAGATCagaagggatactttgggaccttaactaagtatCCAATTTatacaggtgtcctcattttcaagtggcAGGTTCCACTGTGAACATCCAGTCATTAGGAGCTTCATATCACCAGCTAGGGCAGTGGACTTGCCAGGCTAGCAAGGTTTCACTTAACATCAGTCAGATCCAGCACAGCTGTTCTGATTGATTTACAGCAGGTGAAGATGTAGTAGCTATCTTTTATGAATGTACACGACAATCCACCTTTTTTTGACATAATGCTTCTGTTAGCTACACTGTCATCATTTCACAAAACAACAAAGTATGTTACGTCAAAATTTAAAGACAAATATTTTAACAttgaaattttctccatttaCGAGAATGCCATATGTGGTACTTATAATAAGGGTAGAGGGAGTGATACTAAATACTTCTACATGTATGTGGTAGCATTCTTAACATGTACGATCCACAAAACGGTCTAGCTTCACACACTACATCCTCACCTTCTCCATCCCCTCATCGGTTCTGGTGGTTCACATTGCCGATAGCAACAGCCAATGATGAATGTTAAAGAGAAGCCAACAATCATTGATGGGAGGATGATAAACAACAGCCTCAGAGGGAATAACCACATTGCATTAAACACCACCTGCAGAATGACAATAGTGGGTGAATAACAGGAAATAAAGATTTGTCATTAGTCATTTCTGGCCAATCAAAATATTCGGACAATTTTAGTCATGCAAATATATGGTTTATTTGCTATTGGGACTAAGGTAAGGACACCCAGGGCTGAATACTACTTcattaataaaaaatataatttttgCGCTTCTACATGGGTGCTATGAACATAGATACAGTAGTTCTATGTACAACTTATGTCAAATTGTGTTCCAGAGCTCTTTTGTATGATATACGCATTCACAGAAATGGTTCTATTGTACATGACATCCAGCAGTACAAACTACAACCTACGTAGCCAGGCAGGATCTAATCATTCACAGTATACAGTACCaaatgacaggaaattttgacagaagGAAAATTGATGAATCCATACTTCATCATGtattgacgaaaatcaagaaatcacAAGATCTAAACACATAGCACTTTAAAAGTTCTTATGGACATTTGCTGGATTAAAAGTTGATAAATTCAACTTATTCTTTCGTCAAAGTTTTCTGTCATATGATACACAACCTCGTGAATGGTCTGGGGAGAACCTGAACCACTTCTGTGAACTCTCTTGTAATTTGGGTAGCTTGCAGCATTTGccacaacattaattttgccaTAGTGTTTTCTGACTCTGTGAGTAGGCTACCTTGATGATCAAATATAATATGTAGTAGTCAGTTTTATGTCATGACATTCAGTACATATTTCCTGGACTCTTCCAGGTGGGCGTTTACACTACAAGCAAATAAGATGAATACTACAGAAAATGTCTGACGTAGGAGTACTAATTAGCTGTGTTTTATTCATTACTGCCTATCCCACATTGTTACCCAGCATTGATGCTTCTCGAAATTGCACAGTGTAAGATAGCAAATCAAAATATGCTTACATCAATACATTGAACAATGCAAGGACATTGAAAAGACTACACATAACATGATCAGGCACATTTTTAGAAACATATTCAATACTGGTAAGGTTGTTTATAACACTAGATTTCAAAAGCAGGTGATGAATAATTTTGAATAGCATTAGAGTACGgagtgtatataatattatgcgaGCATGAGAGAAAATAAAGGCTGGAAGCAAGTACACCTACACACACCTACacctacacacacgcacgcatgcacaaacAATACATGTTGCCAGAAACACCAAACAAGTTTGTTGTTACTGACAGCAGAAAAATTTTTACACTGATTGAATTTCAACTCCTCATTTGTTTGTAACAGATGGTTGGCTTAGACACCATACTACAGGGCCATGTTGAAATGTACAAATTCGAACACACaaagtaataaggtgacttgtcCAAACTGACCATTGTACAAATGTGTGGTTAGTGTACAAATGACTTGCCTAATGTGGTCACCTGCTTAACAAGACCAGCTTGTCTAAACCAGCAAACTTGAAAATCTCCCAACAAAATTAACGTGTCATTCATGGAGAAAATTACTCAGCCATCTGTTGAATTTTAGCTGGAAGTATCTAAATTAGAGCAGACCTCACTATCATGCTAATGAGTACAACACCCAACAACTTCCAGGTGTCATACAAACATGGACAAAACAGAAATTAACACAAAACACCTTTTGGCAAGGAGAAAGACAACTAGCTGCTGTTGTCAGTAGCAACCACAAAATGATCTCACACCTCACTACACCATGCACCACTGGCCTGACTttttaaaagtgaagtgtccaatTTTCCCAGGGAGAAATGATGTGAAAGACTTGCAAGTTTGCAaggcaagattcttgcaagtcAGGGAAAATATTGCAAAATTTGTGTTGCATATAGTAACAGCTACCACATTTTGATTATTGATTATAAGCATATGTTTCAAAAAGATCTGTGCTCAACACATACACAACATGAGGACACATGGAACCTCTGATTACGCTGTTCTAAAAGTGAAGCAGGTGATGATATAGCTAGTCAGAGTAGCTAAATCATAACCACTATTGTACTTTAGGAAATGAATGAGCTAATAACTTGGATGGTGGAAAAATATTTAGTGGTACAGCAAATTATAACATGTTACATCATGAAGCATGCCAACAACATGTCACACACACCTGCCATAATACCACCCTCAAAGTTTGTCTACATTCCTTGGTACTTTTATTCCCAACATCAAATGATGTGAGACTTCACACAACTATTGGAACATTCCAACATCAAAATAACCCCTTGATCATTCATAAAAAGGCTGCTCGTATAGATTGCTACAGCAAACTCGTGACTAAGGGCTTGTAATGATGGCTAACTGAAGCCACAGACCTAGTCCAGCCATACCAGTATTGATTACTACAAATACACGTAGAGTCAGTAAACGAGATTACCAAACTAATGCGGCGCGCACACCCACCATCTATGAAGGCCGCTAACCATAGCTACATTATATGAAGAGCACACAGCAAACAGGTAGGGCCGTAGGATACTGCAAATATCAGATATGACTAGTTCAAAGGCGAATGTGTACACTACAAAGACAACTTGCAAACCGTCGTATCGCTAATGGAGTTACGCAACCAAGGGTATTAATCTACTCGACTTAACCTCGTCATATACAACAGTGTAGTGTACCTTTAGTATCTGAAGTATACTGAAGTTCGGCTTCAGCGTGAACGGGTCCACAGGAGACTGTCTGGAGCTCTCCATCCAACTAGGGCGTTACTGGTCGATCTTGCATAAGATTATCTGTTCGAATCACGTGACTTAACCTCGAGAAGTTTACTGTTTCCGTTTTCCACATATCCGGGATTGTCGTCGATATCCATTTCGACTAGAATAGCCATTTGATATTGCGTGGTGAAGGATGAAGTTGAAGTAAAGTTCTGTAAATCCTCTACTAGGAGTCTCTTTCCCGTGGTCGCTACTCCATTTTAAAGTCACTACGTTTAAATTTCTTTAATAAATTTTGTGGCGCTTAGTTTACCATAGCCTAAATATtacgagggggggggggggggggtttcgctgatttcgcggttttgggggttataAGCCAAAATTTTAGCTttgaaatatttataatctaatacattttgggactATTTACAAATCcgcgaaatttttatttttaacaaCATTGTTCAACCGGCTAGAAATATTTgcgcccctcgaaatatttgggCTAGCTGTACGGTACTTGTTATTGTATTGTAAAAATCTTTTAGCCTGTCCATTTGTAATTTCATTCCGATATTCATGTTTTAACTGGTTGTTCCgctcatagatagtatattctgcCAGATTCATCATGGCTGACTTCTCGCGTTTCAGCAGCGTAactaacattttttttttttttattaatgctttacagcacaagtgctgaaggtctgtaggacacctggtcctacagcctgctcaaagactttagctacttagactttaactacttaaggtgtgtttgaaaagttggagacatgctcattgaccttaacattcccagcttagaacaccgcagacaagtatctagtatcaccctcctctacaaaattgttcatcattaccaactatttaatacttaaaaacgaaagactgctctattagagagttttaaaaTTGCTTTGTCATAAATCATAAATAGTTGTACTGAGAGCTAATTGATGTGTGCAGACAGCTTTATTGATCAACCAGTAGCTAATCTAACTAATGAAATTCATACAAGTGCAAATTACATTCATATGGTTATAGGTGTCATTTAGTCTGGACTATGTCGCCACTATTATCTTAAACAAGATTCATAGTTGCAATGAATTCATTAGCCCATATGGTACTGCTAATAATACTCTAAACGTCAAAGCCTACAATTATTCTTTGAAGGATTGCTGTGCgctgtaacaaaaataaatctaaaaatgggtgactgttttattagagtaactcaaaataattgtgctcatagcagtagcagttatacacttacaatcactttttttgctttgacGTATTGAGTGGTTAGATGACTGTTTATCTAGCTAATGAAATTTCTACAATTGTAAACTATATAATATTCACACCGCTACTGGCGACACGTCTGACACGTTTGACTTCTATaatgtgattcattattaagggaagtttattagtccctatgatgtatatagcactcAGTGTACTAAGTGTTTCTGCTTAAAAGTAGTCTTGAAATGCTCTGTATAGTACCAAAATCCATAATGACTGTATTcactgactctaatagagcattcaccaaattcgcaaaattgttatgttatgataatctcattgatatatctccagttgatttaatccctgtcacttctaacaccagaggacatgatcaaagatttcatcatatctatgcaaggaccaatcagtacagtaattcattttTCCCTAGATCAattgtggaattcactcccacctgacctaatccaacaacaatcattacaaatttttaagtaccaactgaaattattattactttcccttaccaatcagtaatcccataatcaatcatattgtaaaacattttgtatgcatgtttcatatgtgcgttaatcctcaaactgaggctgcacatttttggaaaataaaaaaataaatataaaATTCTCCGTAccgagaatatactatctatgttcCATTGCACTTGATCAAAGGAGATAGATACACTTGCCTTGGCGACTCTGTTTTGCAGGATTTTGTTTGGCACAAGATTTACCACCTTGTTTTAAGCTTTATGCTGATCTACCTGGCTACCAGGCGAGTGTTGGTCCGGCCCCCAAGTACTATTCCACCCGGCTCATATCACATCTATACTCAGTCTAAGCAAACCTGATCTCATGCTAGGCACAGATTTCATCATGCTATTAGAATTCTCTGTGGTTAATACTTGACATCACCTTTTGGCTGTAAAGAAGATCACTATGGTTCATTGCTGCTGGACCTTCAACATGCACGTGTTGGGGGAGGGAGTTTTACTGATTAACAGAATTTTACTAGTCTCTGTATAGCTACAATGCTGTAATTTGTTCACAGCTGTGGGTACTTCATGATCAGCTCCAATTTATGTTTCTGTTTAAAAATGTCTCGCTAATCACAAATTTAATAGCTACAGCTAGCTACCCTAGGGTGCTAAAAATATCACACATTTAGTAGCTACCTACGAGCTATCTGAAAAGTGGCC comes from Dysidea avara chromosome 4, odDysAvar1.4, whole genome shotgun sequence and encodes:
- the LOC136252402 gene encoding lysophosphatidylcholine acyltransferase 2-like; this translates as MESSRQSPVDPFTLKPNFSILQILKVVFNAMWLFPLRLLFIILPSMIVGFSLTFIIGCCYRQCEPPEPMRGWRRWLKDKVQPWVARWFLFGMGFQYIEVKGYLRSAAEVPILIVAPHSTILDTFIMSVFTLPSAVVKEEARHIPLFGRAADTLLQLIFVRRGEQESREYTVREIRRRAESKGDWPHVLIYPEGTTTNAKCVIAYKRGAFVPGLPIQQVLFRHTNHHNTIVWAERGVGVLLTLFLTVCQFHNRLAIEFLPPYYPSEEEVADPLVYAKNMQERAAEHLGVPATKHSYEDVRLLNMAQRLGLPYTTGIVEFDWLKSQTKFTFEEVRSLLERYCHMNVSRNNHLTSLEMATHLNIDPDTSSKLHGILQSESYQGDDGLSFSHYVLGLGKIAKPLATSDQFTTDLFKTLDHTGKGVITLSDIHQSSLPWSPRHFDDMNYDQFKQFLLNNLEYVALAKITSNEQQ